A stretch of Brassica napus cultivar Da-Ae chromosome C6, Da-Ae, whole genome shotgun sequence DNA encodes these proteins:
- the LOC106353685 gene encoding vesicle-associated membrane protein 727-like encodes MSQKGLIYSFVAKGTVVLAEHTPYSGNFSTIAVQCLQKLPTNSSKYTYSCDGHTFNFLVDNGFVFLVVADESTGRSVPYVFLERVKEDFKKRYGASIKIDEPHPLADDDEDDDLFGDRFSIAYNLDREFGPILKEQMQYCMSHPEEMSKLSKLKAQITDVKGIMMDNIEKVLDRGEKIELLVDKSENLQFQADSFQRQGRQLRRKMWIQSLQMKLMVGGAILSFILIVWVVACGGFKCSS; translated from the exons ATGAGTCAGAAGGGATTGATATACAGCTTTGTTGCCAAAGGAACAGTCGTACTAGCCGAGCATACTCCTTATTCTGGAAACTTTAGCACCATTGCTGTTCAATGTCTTCAGAAGCTTCCCACTAATTCCAGCAAGTATACTTACTCTTGCGATGGCCATACCTTCAATTTCCTCGTTGACAATGGTTTTG TGTTTCTTGTGGTTGCTGATGAGTCCACCGGAAGAAGTGTTCCTTATGTGTTTCTTGAGCGTGTTAAGGAAGATTTCAAGAAACGGTATGGGGCGAGTATAAAGATTGATGAGCCACACCCTCTTGCCGATGATGACGAAGACGATGATTTGTTTGGTGATCGGTTTAGCATTGCGTACAATCTTGACAGAGAATTTGG GCCAATACTCAAGGAGCAGATGCAGTATTGCATGAGCCATCCTGAAGAGATGAGCAAACTTTCAAAGTTGAAGGCCCAAATAACTGATGTCAAGGGCATTATGATGGACAACATAGAGAAG GTTCTGGATAGAggagagaagatagagcttctGGTTGACAAAAGCGAGAACCTACAGTTCCAAGCAGATAGCTTCCAGAGACAAGGGAGGCAGCTAAGAAGGAAGATGTGGATACAGAGCCTGCAGATGAAGCTGATGGTGGGAGGTGCTATTCTCTCCTTTATTCTCATCGTTTGGGTTGTTGCTTGTGGGGGTTTCAAATGTTCGTCATGA